DNA sequence from the Pseudomonas tritici genome:
TGCTTTTGTTCTGCTCCATCACAAAGGTGCGTACCGACAAGCGCCGCGCCGGTGGCGTGGCGATGATCGACAGGTCGCGCATGCCCGACACCGCCATGTTCAGCGTGCGCGGAATCGGCGTGGCGGTGAGGGTGAGGATGTCGACTTCGCTGCGCAGGGCCTTGAGTTGTTCCTTCTGACGTACCCCAAAACGGTGTTCTTCGTCGATGATCACCAGGCCGAGGTTCTTGATCTTCACATCGTCCGACAACAGCTTGTGGGTGCCGATCACGATGTCGATCTTGCCTTCCGCCAGGTCAGCGATGGCGGCATTCACTTCCTTGGCCGACTTGAAGCGGCTCATCACTTCCACGGTCACCGGCCAGTCGGCAAAGCGGTCGCGGAAGCTGTTGTAGTGCTGCTGGGCGAGCAGGGTGGTCGGTACCAGGATCGCCACCTGGCGGCCGCCGTGCACGGCGATGAAGGCGGCGCGCATCGCCACTTCGGTCTTGCCGAAGCCCACGTCGCCACACACCAGGCGGTCCATCGGCTTGGGCGCGAGCATGTCGGCGCGCACGGCTTCGATGGTGGTTTGCTGGTCCGGGGTTTCTTCGAAAGCAAAGCCGGCGCTGAAGGTGGCGTAGTCGGCTTTCGGGTCGGCGAACGCGTAACCTTCGCGCGCAGCACGGCGGGCATAGATGTCGAGCAGTTCGGCGGCGACGTCGCGCACTTGCTCGGCGGCCTTGCGCTTGGCTTTCTGCCAGGTCTCGGAACCCAGGCGATGCAACGGCGCCAGGGCGTCGTCGCTGCCGGTGTAACGGGCGATCAAATGCAGGCTGGCCACCGGCACGTAGAGCTTGGCGCCCTCGGCGTATTCCATGGTGAGGAATTCGGCAGCCTGGTTGTCGATTTCCAGGGTTTGCAGGCCGAGGTAGCGGCCGACGCCGTGGTCGATATGCACCACCGGCGCGCCTTCGCGCAACTCGGTGAGGTTTTTGATCACCGCGTCGTTGTTGGCGTCGGCGCGTTTTTCGCGGCGTCGACGTTGCATCACGCGCTGGCCGAACAGCGGGCTCTCGGCGATCAGCGCCAGGGCCGGGTCGTCCAGCAACAGGCCTTCGTCCAGCGGTGCGATGGTGATCGCCAGGCGTTCTTTGCTTTTTAAAAAGTCCGGCCAGCTGTCGACGGTTTTCGGTCGCAGCTTCAGGCGTTCCAACAGCTCCAGCAGGACTTCCCGACGCCCGGCGGACTCTGCGGTAAACAGCACGCGGCCTGGGAAGTCGCCCAGGAAGTTGGACAGCGCTTCCAGCGGTTGTGTGGCTTTGGCCTGGATCGCCAGATCCGGCAGCGTCCCCGCCGGGAAGCGCTCGCGGCCGCTGCCGGCGTCCACATCCTGTTGGCTGGCGACCACGCGGGGCCAGTTTTTAAGACGGGCAAAGCAGTCTTCCACCGGCAGGAACAGCTCGGCGGGCGGCAATAAAGGCCGGGACGGATCAACGCGGCGCTCTTCATAGCGGTTACGCACGTCGTTCCAGAAGTTTTCCGCTGCTTGCTCGATACCCGGCAGCGAGAACACTTGGGTGTCCTGTGGCAGGTAGTCGAACAAGGTAGACGTTTCGTCGAAGAACAGCGGCAGGTAGTACTCGATACCCGCGGGTGTAATCCCGCTGCTCAAGTCCTGAAAGATCGGGCAACGACGGAAGTCGACGTCGAAGCGCTCGCGGAAGCGCGCCTTGAAGCGCGTGACCGCATCTTTCTGTAATGGAAATTCCCGCGCCGGCAGCAGCTTGATCGACTCGACTTTGTCGATGGAACGCTGGTTTTCCGGATCGAAGGTGCGCAGGGTCTCGATTTCGTCATCGAACAGGTCGATGCGATAGGGCAGTTTGCTGCCCATCGGGAACAGGTCGATCAGCGCACCGCGCACCGCAAACTCACCGTGCTCGTACACCGTGTCGACGCAGCGGTAGCCGCTGGCCTCCAGGCGCGTGCGCATCTGTTCCACATCGAGCTTCTGGCCGATATCCAGGACCAGGCTGCTGCCCAGCAGGAACTTGGTCGGTGCCAGGCGATGCAGTGCCGTGGTGATCGGCACCACCAGCACACCGTGGGCCAGTTCCGGCAAGCGGTACAGGCTGGCGATGCGCTGCGAGATGATGTCCTGATGCGGCGAGAACAGGTCGTAGGGCAGGGTTTCCCAATCGGGAAAATGCAGCACCGGCAAATCGGGGGCGAAGAAGCTCAGCTCCTGCTCCAACCGTTCGGCACTTTGGCTGTCGGCGGTGAGCAGCAGGGTAAAGCGCTTGGCTGCGCTGGCAGCTTCGGCGATGGCCAGGCTCAGGGCGGCACCGGGCAGGTTGCCCCAGTGCTGTTTACCTGCCGCGGCAGGGAGAAGCGGTAGACGCAGAACGGGCACGGAAGGTTGAGCTCCAAGCGTTGCGACAAAGTCGGTAATTGTAACGGCCAGAGGTGCCGCCTGTCAGTTTCTGACTGAGCCTATTACGGTTTGTAGGAAATGTAGTGGCTAAGACAAACAATGGCGTGTTTTGACTCAATATGTAGTGCCGAAATGCGCGATTGTTTTGGAGTGTTACGGACAAGTCGGCGTTGTTGCCCATCGGTCGGCCTTCTGGAACCCGCGTATTTACTGGGCTCCAGCGGGGTGGCTTTTTTGCGCAAGGCTTTTTTGTTGTAGGACGCGCATTGCTCCGAGGACAGTCGGGCGGCATAATGTAGCCCCTTTTTTCAGCCCCTACATGTGGAAGGTTACCGTGACTCAGAAGCCCGACCAGTGTCTTGGTGAATGGATCGACCGTGAAGCACTCGCAGAAGCGATGATCCCGCTAATCGGTCAGCTGTACCGCAATAACAATGTGGTGAGCTCGATCTATGGCCGCAGCCTGATCAACCAGTCTGTCATCGCGATTCTCAAAGCCCACCGCTTTGCGCGTCACCGTTCCGCCGACGACAGCGAACTCTCCGTCCACGAAACATTCCCACTGCTCAAGGCCATGAGCGAGCTCAAGCTCGGCGCGGCTTCGGTAGACCTGGGCAAGCTGGCCTATAAATTCCGCAAAGAAGGCGCTGGCCGTACCGCCGAGCAGTTCGTGCGTGAAGAAATGGCCGATGTGGTTGGCCAGCAGAACGCCGCCGCCCGCAAAGGCACCGACGTTGTGCTGTACGGCTTCGGTCGTATCGGCCGCCTGCTGGCGCGCATCCTGATCGAAAAAACCGGTGGTGGCGACGGCCTGCGCCTGCGTGCCATCGTGGTGCGCAAAGGCGCCGAGAACGACCTGACCAAACGCGCCAGCCTGCTGCGCCGCGACTCGGTACACGGTTCGTTCAACGGCACCATCACCATCGACGAAGAAAACAACACGATCACCGCCAACGGTAACCTGATCCAGGTGATCTACGCGAAAAACCCGTCCGAGGTGGATTACACCCAGTACGGCATCAAGGACGCCCTGCTGGTGGACAACACCGGCGTATGGCGTGACGCCGAAGGCCTGGGCCAGCACCTGGCCTGCCCAGGTATCGACCGCGTTGTCCTGACTGCGCCTGGCAAGGGCAAGCTGAAGAACATCGTTCACGGCATCAACCACGCTGAAATCACGGCTGACGACAAGATCGTGTCCGCCGCTTCCTGCACCACCAACGCCATCGTGCCGGTGCTGAAGGCGGTGAATGACAAGTTCGGTATCGTCAATGGCCACGTTGAGACGGTTCACTCGTACACCAACGACCAGAACCTGATCGACAACTTCCACAAGGGCGATCGCCGTGGGCGTAGCGCCGCGTTGAACATGGTGATCACCGAGACCGGTGCTGCCACTGCTGCTGCCAAGGCCCTGCCTGAGCTGGCCGGCAAGCTGACCGGTAACGCGATCCGCGTGCCGACGCCTAACGTGTCGATGGCGATTCTCAACCTGAACCTTGAGAAGGCCGCTACCCGTGAAGAGATGAACGAGTACCTGCGCTACATGGCGCTGCACTCCGATCTGCATAAGCAAATCGACTACGTCAACTCGCAGGAAGTGGTCTCCACTGACTTCGTTGGCTCGCGCCACGCCGGTGTGGTGGATGCTGAGGCGACCATTACCCAGGACAACCGCGTTGTACTGTACGTCTGGTACGACAACGAGTTCGGTTACAGCTGCCAGGTGGTTCGCGTGATGGAAGACATGGCTGGGGTCAACCCGCCTGCGTTTCCGCGCTAAGCATTAGCGGTCAGTGAAAGAGCCCCGACTGGTTCGGGGCTTTTTTGTGGCTGGGTTTTGTGTTGTCTGCAAGGGTCTCATCGCAGCATAGGTATCTACATCTCGTGAGCGAGCCCAGTACGTAGCAGCTGTCGAGCCCCGGCGAGGCTGCGTCAGCGGTGTGTCAGACAGGCCGCCAACGCAGCCTCGCCGGGGCTCGACAGCTGCTACGCACTCCTCCCTCAATTCAGCAATTTGCTGCGCAACTCCTCGGACAACCCCTCGGGCGCCAACCAGATCCCGAGGTAGGCCCTCGCCAGCGCGTCATCGCGACTGTTGAACACCACTTGCCCATTGATCTCGAGGTTCAAGCCACGCCCTGGTCGATAATCCAGGGCATATCGATCACCGGCTTGAATGTTACGAAAGCGGGCATGCAGTTTTTCCAGCTCGGGCTTCAAGCTCGCGCTGGCTTGCTGGCGTTCCAGGGTCGTATTGGCCGCCTTGATCACATCATTACGGTCGATGTCGCGAAAGTAATACAGGGTCAGGCGCAGCGCCTTTTTCTGCTCCCAGGCCTGTTTGGCGCTCACGTCCGAAGGGGTATACAGCGCGGCCGCGTACACGTCCGCCCAGAGGTAGGTGAGCACAGCCTGGTTTTTCAGGGTCAGTTCCTGTGACTGTGTCGGGAAGTTGGCCTGCTTTAGCCGATCCGCCTCATTGGCGTGTGCTGTGATCGACAGCATCAGTAATAAACAGAAAACTATATGCCGCATAATGGCCCGTCCCGAAAAGATGCGTGGCTACAGGGTAATTCATTTTCCGGCAGCGGCAGCGGCAGGGTTCAGGGATAATCTGCGCTGTGTAGTAAAGGCATTACTGGCCTACGACGCGACCAAGGGTTAATGTGCGCGGCGTTACGCCTTATATAGACTGTGCCCCGGTTCACACACTTGAGCCAAATTGTCCTTCATGACCGCTGGCCGCGGCATGATTTAGCCCGGCGTCCAACCGTACGCCTGGCCTGTTCTGAGGAGTACGCATGGCTGTCTACAACTACGACGTGGTGGTACTGGGTTCCGGCCCAGCTGGAGAAGGTGCGGCGATGAACGCCGCGAAGGCAGGGCGCAAGGTGGCGATGGTCGATAGCCGTCGCCAGGTCGGCGGTAACTGCACCCACCTGGGCACCATCCCGTCCAAGGCCTTGCGTCACTCGGTGCGCCAGATCATGCAGTTCAACACCAACCCGATGTTCCGGGCCATTGGTGAGCCGCGTTGGTTCTCGTTTCCGGACGTGCTGAAAAGCGCCGAGAAAGTCATCTCCAAGCAGGTTGCTTCGCGTACGGGCTACTACGCCCGTAACCGTGTCGACCTGTTCTTCGGCACCGGCAGCTTCGCCGACGAGCAAACCGTCGAAGTGGTCTGCCCCAACGGCGTGGTCGAGAAACTGGTGGCCAAGCACATCATCATCGCCACCGGTTCACGCCCGTATCGTCCGGCGGATATCGATTTCCACCACCCGCGTATCTACGATAGCGACACCATCCTGAGCCTGGGTCACACCCCGCGCAAACTGATCATCTACGGCGCCGGCGTGATCGGCTGTGAATACGCCTCGATCTTCAGCGGCCTGGGTGTGCTGGTGGAACTGGTCGACAACCGCGACCAGTTGCTGAGCTTCCTCGACTCGGAAATTTCCCAGGCGTTGAGCTACCACTTCAGCAACAACAACATCACCGTGCGCCATAACGAAGAGTATGAGCGGGTCGAAGGCCTGGATAACGGTGTGATCCTGCACCTCAAATCCGGCAAAAAGATCAAGGCTGACGCTTTGCTGTGGTGCAACGGCCGTACCGGCAACACCGACAAGCTCGGCATGGAAAACATCGGGGTCAAGGTTAACAGCCGTGGCCAGATCGAAGTGGACGAGAACTACCGCACCTGCGTGACCAATATCTACGGCGCCGGTGACGTGATCGGCTGGCCGAGCCTGGCCAGTGCGGCGCATGACCAGGGCCGTTCGGCGGCGGGCAGCATCGTCGACAATGGCAGCTGGCGCTACGTGAATGACGTGCCGACCGGGATCTACACGATTCCCGAGATCAGCTCGATCGGCAAGAACGAGCACGAACTGACCAAGGCCAAGGTGCCTTATGAAGTGGGCAAGGCGTTCTTCAAGAGCATGGCGCGTGCGCAGATCGCCGGTGAGCCGCAAGGCATGCTGAAGATCCTGTTCCACCGTGAAACCCTGGAAGTGCTCGGCGTGCATTGCTTCGGCTACCAGGCGTCGGAGATCGTGCACATCGGCCAGGCGATCATGAACCAGCCGGGTGAACTCAATACCCTCAAGTATTTCGTCAACACCACGTTCAACTACCCGACCATGGCCGAAGCCTATCGGGTAGCTGCTTACGACGGGCTCAACCGGCTTTTTTGAGCGGCTCCGGCCGGTGGCCTGAGCCGGCCGGGGAGACCGATTTCAGTAATTCCCGAGGGTGGCAGTGGCCAAACCGGGAAAGTCTGTAATCAGGCTATCTACGCCGAAGTCGGCGAGCCTGCGCATTAGCGCAGGTTCGTTGACTGTCCACACGGACACGTGCAAACCCTGGCGCTGGGCTTTTTCCAGACGCTCAGGGGTGCACAACGTCCAGTTCAACGCCAGATACTCACAGCCGTAGTTTTGCGCGACCTTCAGCGGGTCGAGCCACGCGTACTCGGCCACCAGGCCGCGTGACAGGTCGGGGGTGAGGTCAACCGCTGCTTTCAACACTTCCCGTGAACTTGAAGTGACGGTGACTTTGTCCATCAGGCCAAAGCGCACGGCCATCTCGCGGATCGCCAGTACCGTGGTGGTGGCGCGGGTGCGTGAGGCGCTTTTGACTTCCAGTTGCCAGTGATCGAAGTCGCACTTTTCGAACAGCTCCTCCAGGCGCGGGATCGGGCACGGCTGAATCCAGCCCGGGCCGCCTTTGCGCGCATCCATCTTCACCAGGTCCGCCGCCGAATACTCGACGACCTTGCCACGCCGGTCGGCGGTGCGTTTGAGGGTCGGGTCGTGGATGACCATCAACTCGCCGTCCATGGACAGGTGCAAGTCCAGTTCGCAACGGCGTACGCCGTGCTTGAGGCACTCCTGAAAGCTGGTCAGGGTGTTTTCCGGTGCTTCGCCTTTGGCACCGCGATGGCCGTAGATCAGGGTCACAGTTGCTCCTTCGCGCCAGGATGACTGGCGTAGTGAATACAAATTCAGATGTCGTCGCTTTGTTCCCGCGCCAGGCGCCGTTCCTGGGCCTGTTTCTGCAGGATGTAGCGCGCCAGCAGTTGGCGTTGGGCATCGGTCATGGATTCGAATTCCGTGCCGACGTCAAAGCCATCGCCTTTGGGATCGCAATGGGTGACCCGCGCGCGCAGCAGCAAGCCGAGCGCCTGGGGCATCAGCACCAGTTTGACCGCGAGGTGTGCGTCAGTCGCCAGGGGAGTGGGGTGTTGGAAGTCGATACCGCCTTCGGAAATGATCACCGGTTGCGGTGCGCCGACCTCATCCAGCAGGCCGCGCGCCATGATCTGGCTGAGCAGGTCCACGCGTTTGTTCTGCACGCGGAGGAAGGCGGCGAGGGTGCGATCCTTCTCGCTGAGCTGACGCAACAGGTGCTGGGCTTCGAATTCACTCAGGTGCAACTCGCTGAGCAGGTTGAACAGCGGCGAATCATCCAGCAACACTTCCTTGCTCGCCGCTTCGGGGGCAGACAGGCTTTTGATTTGGAGTGCGATCATGTCGTCGATACGGTAGTATTCGCGGCGCTCTTCTTCATCTAATGTCGACATGGCGAACCCCAGGTAACGGTAATGGTCTGAGTGTAAAGCTGCTTACCAGACCCCGCCACCGGGACGTCTTCTTTTCCTCCGAACAAGCCCCGACATGTTCAGACCTCTCTTCGTATTTATCGGCACGCGTTATACCCGTGCAAAGCGTCGCAATCATTTTGTGTCGTTCATTTCCCTAACCTCGATGATCGGGCTCGCCTTGGGCGTGGTCGTGATGATCGTGGTGCTTTCGGTGATGAACGGCTTCGATCATGAGATGCGCACCCGCGTGCTGGGCATGGTGCCCCACGCGACCATTGAGGGCGATGCGCCCATCAGTGACTGGCAAAGCCTGGCCGACAAGGTCAAGCAGAACCCCAAGGTACTGGCCGTTGCGCCGTTTACCCAGATGCAGGGGTTGCTGACCAACGACGGCAAGGTGCAGAAGATCCTGCTCAATGCCATCGATCCGACCCAGGAACGCAACGTCTCGATCATCGACAAGTTCATGCTGCAGGGCAAACTCGATGACTTGGCGCCGGGCAGCTTTGGCATCGTGATCGGCGACAAGGCAGCGGCCAAGCTCGGCGTGGGCCTCGGCGACAAGCTGACCTTCGTCGCGCCGGAAGTCACCGTGACCCCGGCCGGCATGTTTCCGCGCATGAAGCGCTTTACCGTGGTGGGCACCTTCCACGTGGGTGCCGGCGAGATCGACGGCTACCTCGGCCTGACCAACCTCACCGACCTGGCTCGCCTGCATCGCTGGCAGCCGGACCAGGTGCAGGGCTTGCGCCTGAAGTTCAACGACCTGTTCGACGCGCCGCGCGGTGCCTGGGAAATCGCCCAGCATTTGGGTGAGAGCCAATACTACGCCCGCGACTGGACCCGTACCCACGGCAACCTGTACCAGGCCATCCGCATGGAAAAAGCCATGATCGGCCTGCTGTTGCTGCTGATCGTCGCCGTGGCGGCCTTCAATATCATCTCCACGCTGGTGATGGTGGTGAATGACAAGAAGGGCGATATCGCCATCCTGCGCACGCTTGGCGCCACGCCGGGGCAGATCATGGCGATCTTCATGGTGCAAGGCACGGTGATTGGCGTGGTCGGCACCTTGATCGGCACCGCCGTCGGGATTCTGGCTGCGTTGAATGTGAGCGCTGCCATTGCCGCACTGGAAAACGTGCTCGGCCACAAGTTTCTCAACGCTGACGTCTACTTCATCGACTACTTGCCGTCCCAGGTGCAGACCCAGGACGTGTTGATGGTGGGCGGCGCTGCGTTGGTCCTGAGTTTCCTTGCCACCCTGTATCCAGCCTGGCGCGCGGCACGTACCCAGCCAGCACAGGCCTTACGTTATGAGTGAATCGGGCATGAGTGAAAAAGCAATCCTGAGCTGCCGGAACCTGGGCAAATCCTACGAGGAGGGCCCGGAATCGGTAGTCGTGTTGTCCAACCTGCAACTTGAGCTGCACCCCGGCGAGCGCGTGGCGATCGTCGGCAGTTCGGGTTCCGGTAAAAGTACCTTGTTGAACCTGCTGGGCGGGCTCGATACGCCGTCCCAGGGCAGCGTGTGGCTGGCCGGCGAAGAGTTGTCGGCCCTCGGTGAAAAGGCCCGTGGGCAACTGCGCAACCGTTCGCTCGGTTTTGTGTACCAGTTCCACCACCTGTTGCCGGAATTCACTGCGCTGGAAAACGTGTGCATGCCGCTGCTGATCGGCAAGACCGCGATCCCGGAAGCCCGCCAGCGCGCCAAGGCCTTGCTGGAGCGCGTCGGCCTCGGCCATCGCCTGGAGCACAAACCGGCCGAACTGTCCGGCGGCGAGCGCCAGCGTGTGGCGATTGCCCGTGCCCTGGTGAACAACCCGGGCCTGGTGATGCTCGACGAGCCCACCGGCAACCTCGACTCCCACACTGCCCAAGGCATCAAGGATTTGATGCTGGAACTGAGCACCCAGATGCGCACCGCGTTCCTCGTGGTGACCCATGACATGAGCATGGCCCGGCAGATGGACCGCGTGTTGCACCTGCAGGAAGGTCATCTGGTCGCCATCTGACCCGTTTCAAGCCCGGCGCCTTAAGCGCTGGGCTTTTTCATTTTTCAACGGTGCCCACGAATGTTCAGACCGTTATCGATTTTCATCGGCACGCGCTATACCCGCGCCAAGCGCCGCAACCGTTTTGTCTCGTTTATCTCGATGACCTCGATGATCGGCCTCGCCCTGGGCGTATTGGCGATGATCGTGGTGCTGTCGGTGATGAACGGCTTCCAGCGCGAAATGAGCTCGCGCATCCTCGGCATGGTGCCTCACGCCACCATCGTCGGTGTGAACCCGATTGACGATTGGCAGCCAGTGGCCGCCGCCGCGATGAAGAATCCGGAAGTGACTGCTGCAGTACCCTTCACGCAGATGGACGGCATGTTCTCCTACAAGGGCGCGATGCAGCCGATCGAGATCAGCGGCGTCGACCCGGCCCAGGAAGGCAAGGTGTCGATCGTGGCCCAGCACATTGTGCGCGGCAAACTGGATGACCTGAAGCCCGGTGAGTTCGGCGTGGTAGTCGGCGAAATCACCGCCCGGCGCTTTCGCTTGAATGTGGGCGACAAGCTGACCCTGATCGTGCCGGAAATCAGCACCGCACCGGGTGGCATCACCCCGCGTATGCAGCGCTTGAACGTTGTGGGCATCTTCAAGGTCGGCGCCGAGCTGGATGGTTCGATGGCCTTGATCCACATGGCCGACGCCGCGGAAATTCAACATTGGCAGCCGAACCAGGTACAGAGCGTGCGCCTGGCGGTGAAAGACCTGTATGCGGCGCCAAAAGTCTCGGCGGATATCGCCGCCAGCCTGGGCGCGGGCTATAAGCCTGATGACTGGACGCACACCCAAGGCAGCCTGTTCAGCGCAATGAAAATGGAAAAGACCATGATCGGCCTGCTGTTGCTGATGATCGTCGCCGTGGCGGCGTTCAACATCATTGCGACCTTGATCATGGTGGTGAACGACAAAGGCGCGGACATTGCGATCCTGCGCACCATCGGCGCCACGCCACGGCAGATCATGGCGATCTTCATGGTGCAGGGCACGGTGATCGGTATCGTCGGCACCTTGATCGGTGGTGTGCTGGGCGTGATTGCGGCGCTGAACGTGAGTGAGCTGGTGGGCTGGGTCGAGCGGGTGACCGGGCAGCATATCTTCAGTTCGGATGTGTACTTTGTCAGCAACTTGCCTTCGGAGCTGCAAGGTGGGGATGTGCTGCTGATTTGCACGGCGGGGTTTGTGTTGAGCTTTTTGGCGACGCTGTATCCGGCGTATCGGGCGGCGAAGATTGAGCCGGCGCATGCGCTGAGGTATTCCTAAGCCTTTAGACCGCTATCGCAGGCGAGCCAGCTCCCACATTTGGAATGCATTTCAAAATGTGGGAGTTGGCTTGCCTGCGATAGGGCCGGCCCAGCTTGCATCAATCCCCCTTGGGCAACTCAATCACAAACCGCGTCAACCCGGCCTCAGACTCACAAAAAATCCTCCCCCCATGTGCCCGCACGATCGATTGGGTAATCGCCAACCCTAGCCCCGCATGCTCGCTGCTGCCCTCGTGCCGTGCCGGATCCGCCCGATAGAAGCGGTCAAACAACTTCGGTAACAGCTCCGGTGGAACGCCTTCCCCGGTGTTCTCAACCGTCAACCTCACGCCATCCGTCATCCGTACCCGTACTTCGCCACCCGCTGGCGTAAACCGCAGCGCGTTATCCAGCAAGTTCGACAGGGCGCGACGCAACATGCCGCGATCACCCAGCGTATGGGCAGTACCTTCGCGAATCAGGCTGACTTGGGCGTCTTCCGCCAGCAACGCGAAAAACTCAAGCAAAGCATCCACTTCATCTGCCAGCGCCAAAGGCTCGCGTTTGGGCATGAGCAAGCCATGATCCGCTTTGGCCAGGTACAGCATGTCGTTTACCAGCTGCGCCATCCATTGCAGCTCTTCCAGGTTGCTGTGCAGCGCCTCGCGGTAATCCTCCAGCGGGCGCGGCTGGGTCAGGATGACTTGGGTATGGGTCAG
Encoded proteins:
- a CDS encoding lipoprotein-releasing ABC transporter permease subunit — protein: MFRPLSIFIGTRYTRAKRRNRFVSFISMTSMIGLALGVLAMIVVLSVMNGFQREMSSRILGMVPHATIVGVNPIDDWQPVAAAAMKNPEVTAAVPFTQMDGMFSYKGAMQPIEISGVDPAQEGKVSIVAQHIVRGKLDDLKPGEFGVVVGEITARRFRLNVGDKLTLIVPEISTAPGGITPRMQRLNVVGIFKVGAELDGSMALIHMADAAEIQHWQPNQVQSVRLAVKDLYAAPKVSADIAASLGAGYKPDDWTHTQGSLFSAMKMEKTMIGLLLLMIVAVAAFNIIATLIMVVNDKGADIAILRTIGATPRQIMAIFMVQGTVIGIVGTLIGGVLGVIAALNVSELVGWVERVTGQHIFSSDVYFVSNLPSELQGGDVLLICTAGFVLSFLATLYPAYRAAKIEPAHALRYS